CATCAACATGACGGACacaacccccccctcccccgggTTGTTGCAGGATCTATATTGTCAGCAGAAGAGGATCTCCCTCGTCATGTGACGGCCTCTGAGTCATCGATTGGACGCACAATCTCAACACATGTGATGCGCGCCGCACACACTGCTCATGCAGGACGGTGCgtgacatttcaaaaatgtgatgatttgtCCATCTGGACACAGTCCTGCGGTGGGAGACTCTTAACAGCCAGGATTAGATTGTTCCATCCTTAATCATTATACACACCACTGTCCTAATGTTACTCATGTACAGCGCAACATATAGTGAGCCGGGACAGAGCCTCCACCAAATACATTCACagtcttttattttgcattaataaTATCACAAATATACAAGAATTTCCACATTTAAGATTGGTGTTTGAGTAACAGCAGCTGTATTtcaaatgtaacatttgttgttttgtctttggtcCAAAACTGATTAttatacacacaatcacagtcATTCGCTTCCTCACCCAAACACATGTTCACATTAATCACAGACCTATAAAGAGCTAAAACATCCCATCTGAAAAGAGAAACGCCTCTCAGCAGCAGGTCCATAGCTCTTTCTCGGCTCTTTTCTTGTTGAGGATTTTAAAGGAGCCGCAGTCCGGGGAGCTTGGTACTGAAGGTCTCTTCAGTTTGGCACCAAGAGCAGCAACGATGTCTTCCACTTTATCCTGCTGATACGACACCTCGGCATCAACTAGTCGACCGTTGCCGCATTTGTTTGGCGGGTTCTTGGCCGACGTCTCAAAAGACATCATGCCGTGGGCTTTGGCAAAGCTGGCCGCCAGCTCCTGGCTCACCTGGCCAGTGGCCCTGCTGGGGTCCCGCAGGTCGCTCTTATTACCCACCAGGAACCTGCCAGGAGAAAGGCCAGTGGAAAGGGACTAACTGGAGGATGGTGATATTAAAAGCTGTACAAAACACTAATATGGTCGCTGGAAGTGGACTACAAATGatcaatttgatttaaaaaaataactcaaactcTGTCCTTTCAGTGAGTAGCAGTACACACACCGAGCAGATGCAGTTACCTGGGGACTAGTCTGAATCAACGAAAatccgctctctgtgtgttccCGTTCTTAAACTCTGTTctttttgggaaacaacaacaacaaacttcaagctaGAAAGCCCCACGCTGAAAAAGGCAAATTTTGAAGAAAACTTTGGATCATGCAACAAGGCCGCTCCGCTTAATTCTTTCGGGGAAGGATTATAAAGAATATATTTACGGCGTTGACTCtcaaactgggacattttgggacagaGTGGTGGGATGGCTGAAGTAAACAcggtgatacactggtaagagctaatAAGGTTTAACTATGtatcatgttactgtattgtgtcaacagagtattaaacttcatttaatattgtacagtatgtggcgttttcttctGCAGGGTCCaaatgttccatcaaaacaagttccttcccgagacctTGTTGCAGGACCCCCGTCTCTGTGTCCcaagcttagccccgcccaagacgatcgggattggtttaaagaaatgcaaacaacccagtgCATTTTTTGTCTCCTATCCTGGAAGGtaatgtgtggtgtagccagacctgaCTCCAAAgttggagataggtctggcaacgcgagactacCTGGGGATGTCCTGCCCGAGGGAGTTCTGCCGGCACTCTTCTATCCAGGCAGTCAGACTGCGGAAGCTTGCAGGGCAGGTGACATCATATATGAAGAGGACGGCGTGGACGTTGCGATAGTAGTGTTGCACCATGGACTTACGGAAACGCTCCTGTCCTGCTGTGTCCCACAGCTGGAGCTGGAGgttgggaggggaggggggggggtggaatGGAGAAATGGACAGATTTGGAGGTGTTtttagagacagaaaaaaaagtggtaaaGAGGAAATGAATGAGAGGACAGGCACGAAGAGGAaaatgaatcacacacacagtgaatcatcacagaggaaaaaaaagagcagacaAGTTGATCTCAACGCTCTCTGTCACGCTTATACAACATACTCTGTGCGAATAACACCAATCTAATGCTGTCCAATCAAAAAATTACACACATTGGAGACAACATAAATGTACAACGTAATACAATACACTGTGTGTCCAAGACACAACACATGCGATGATCATGTGATTGAACTGCTGAATTAGGGTACTGCCACCTTTCTTTGGTCTAATGAAGGCACtgaacacaataacacattatCCATTTGATTAGTAGGTCTGAGCTGGGAAAGGACTTTGCATgaaagcctgtaaacacagataCGAAAGGAAAAACCTTCAAATGCCGTGTCATCTGACCAAATCTGTCAGCCTTCAAAAACCTGAAGACCTGTGACCTGATTTCCATGAGACTTGGCTTGATTGACTTGGACTTGCACCAGAAGTCTAATTAAACAGCTCTGGTAAAATGGCAAGTCACTTTGCATTTAAACACACTTTGGATCATCATCCACTTACATTTCAGGAACCTCAGATGTTTCTTAAACTGCAGGTTCACTCTGGGAAAGACAGGGATTTGTCCAATTCCATTATTAATTGAAGGTACTGGGGGCAAAGCTGGAAAACCTCCTCTACCCTAAAGTTATAAACTAAATCCTGTCACCACTGACACACTTCCCCTGTCATGTGGTTGTTTCAAAACACTCAGGAAGTAGCACAAGCTACTAAACGCCCACAGTTTGAATATAGAATCACGGAATAAACCAGTCCCTTCCATGTGTTCACACGACACGGTTCCAAAGTCAGAGCTGAGTTAAATGGCTTTATGAGGCTGCTGATGTAACCGCTAACATGCCACTGGAATCAAGCATGTCATCCTCACAGTGATTTACAGGCGGCATTGgttttgctgattttctttAATCCAGAGGACCCTGTCTGGGACAAATACCTCGGCAGAGCCACACTGCACGGTGGGGGCCTTGGACTAAGGGCTGGGCTATATGATGAGAAATGTTGTCAAAAGGCTATAAGATATCTATTGTTTACAATATTCTATGTTGTTTCTAtcatgatgttaaaaaaaaaaagcggtgGAACTGCATTACATCAATATTCTTTGCATGTTATCTTCACAGTGCAAAGTTCTTAATAGAACAGAAAATGCTCCGTATTCATCATCTGTCAAGTATTTATCCAAGGTTTGAAATGACCTATATCGGGAAAGAAGGTTTTGGCTATGTCATCCATCCTGATAGGCTGATTCAGAGCTCCCATAGGAGACACTAACGcagtataaaacacaataaaaccagTTAAAAGCACAGCCACTCTGGAATAGCCTGCAGAAGTCAAACTGGAATATTCTGTCCTCTCATATTCCTCAGTCCCtgcttggttttgtttttgtagcatTACCCTGCNNNNNNNNNNNNNNNNNNNNNNNNNNNNNNNNNNNNNNNNNNNNNNNNNNNNNNNNNNNNNNNNNNNNNNNNNNNNNNNNNNNNNNNNNNNNNNNNNNNNcagctttctgtccccgcccccgctgctgccgcctgctctcgtccactttacaggcgaggcgctgttcatctcgaacgatcctaatataataataatatatctttattatgtctatggcggcaggtagccgacgtgctgttgtgagccgcgctgaaaattacgtcatcacgcgttgctatagtgaccagccacgctgaggctttactcaatctgcgatggaaaacggaagcataatgggccgaggcgagccgaggcgggccg
The sequence above is drawn from the Etheostoma cragini isolate CJK2018 chromosome 2, CSU_Ecrag_1.0, whole genome shotgun sequence genome and encodes:
- the LOC117955022 gene encoding ras-related protein Rab-33B-like; protein product: MVQHYYRNVHAVLFIYDVTCPASFRSLTAWIEECRQNSLGQDIPRFLVGNKSDLRDPSRATGQVSQELAASFAKAHGMMSFETSAKNPPNKCGNGRLVDAEVSYQQDKVEDIVAALGAKLKRPSVPSSPDCGSFKILNKKRAEKELWTCC